The following are encoded together in the Acidimicrobiales bacterium genome:
- a CDS encoding sulfatase-like hydrolase/transferase: protein MPFRQRSRPAPPTEPAAAPVAARPAPPGGARNVVVVVLDSLRYDSAMAAGMPNMGRLGDVEQRWSYATWTAPSHYNLLMGLLPHTSPPRVYASEYYKADFTRYSERFGVPGIDFASMLPSIWLPTYMRNVLGYRTAAMVSMPVLNPATAVNRDFDEYTLMESHNDMAGMVERLHFDPDRPTFWLLNVGETHYPYAVPGDDGTDLPRISGLHGVLKSAAEEPAFFDDAAMDALRTRQVRAASYADGLLAAIYDVVPPRTWIIVTSDHGELFGEGGYFGHGPIAHDKVLEVPFVEGTIR, encoded by the coding sequence ATGCCCTTCCGACAGCGCTCGCGGCCGGCACCGCCCACTGAGCCGGCGGCCGCGCCGGTCGCGGCGCGGCCGGCGCCGCCCGGTGGGGCGCGCAACGTCGTCGTCGTCGTGCTCGACAGCCTGCGCTACGACAGCGCCATGGCGGCGGGGATGCCGAACATGGGCCGTCTCGGCGACGTCGAGCAGCGCTGGAGCTACGCCACGTGGACGGCGCCGTCGCACTACAACTTGCTGATGGGGTTGCTGCCCCACACGAGCCCGCCGCGGGTGTACGCGTCGGAGTACTACAAGGCCGACTTCACCCGTTACAGCGAACGCTTCGGCGTGCCCGGCATCGACTTCGCGTCGATGCTGCCGTCGATCTGGCTGCCTACCTACATGCGCAACGTGTTGGGCTACCGCACCGCGGCGATGGTGTCGATGCCCGTGCTCAATCCGGCGACGGCGGTCAACCGCGACTTCGACGAGTACACGCTGATGGAATCGCACAACGACATGGCGGGCATGGTCGAGCGCCTGCACTTCGACCCGGACCGCCCGACGTTCTGGTTGCTCAACGTCGGCGAGACGCACTACCCCTACGCCGTTCCCGGCGACGACGGCACCGACCTGCCGCGCATTTCGGGCCTGCACGGCGTGCTGAAGAGCGCGGCGGAGGAGCCGGCGTTCTTCGACGACGCCGCGATGGACGCCCTACGCACCCGGCAAGTGCGCGCCGCGTCCTACGCCGATGGTTTGCTCGCCGCGATCTACGACGTCGTGCCGCCGCGCACATGGATCATCGTGACGTCCGATCACGGCGAACTCTTCGGCGAGGGCGGCTACTTCGGCCACGGCCCCATCGCCCACGACAAGGTC